Genomic window (Cryptococcus neoformans var. grubii H99 chromosome 9, complete sequence):
CCGAGGCAACAGTTGAATCACCGGATTAATATGTTCATTATGAGGGTTTCATCAGATCGTATAGGGTtaaaagaagacgaggaaggataGTAACAACCGTGGCTGTCAGCATTTTGGAGCTAGAAAAACAAAATGGATAAGAATGCCAAGTACTCACTATACCACTTTCGAGAGGACATGCTTCTAAAGATTTGATTTGCTTGCTGGCAAATAGAACGGTTGACGCTGTATCACAGCAAGGATACTGATATCAATTTAAGTAAAATTGGTGGTCTGAGGACTGGTGTGTAGAATGAGAGAAGTGAGAATGACAGTGCGACACGCAGATCCCCACGAACTACGATGCAGTGATACATACGTACAAACTCAAGAGTCTGTGTCCGCCGTCGCGTTGTTTTTAACCGCGTCTCTTGGCCGAAAACTATATAATTCCGCCATCAACTGATGGCCCAAAAATACAAAAAAATGAACAGAGTGAGATTCGAACTCACGCGCTTACGCAACGGATTTCAACCCTAATCAGGGAAAGTGTATTCCACTTGAGACCGTCCCCTTAACCGCTCGGGCATCTGTCCTAATACATTTGGGAGAATATTAAACTATTATATATTATAATTGAGTCTATTTGGTCCTTCGCTGTCAAGCATTTTGCCAGATTTATATCGTACGTACATTTTGGCCATGGCCTCTTGATCGCCAACGCCCATGTCGGTCATTTGATCGAGACATCTGGCCGTTTGTAAACAATATTTTACTCGTATTCACTGAGTATgtatttttatttttattttggAGCTGCCCATAGACATGCCGCTTTGATCAACCGTCTTATCATTCTGGAAAGATATACTTTTGATGATGTAATCTATACTCATTGCAATTGTCTATTTCAAACAATAATAACACAGCTATGAACTCATAGATCCGATAATATGCAACAGCTCAACTTTGCACCTGCATATCTATACGATAGAGGATTTTTTTCTTACTTCCTGGTGACAGTGGCCGTGATGTAACCGCTGGGGTCGGCAGCAGGGTAAAAGACTTCAGCACCACCTTCGTAACCCAAATTGTTGTCCAAGTCAAAAGCACTAAGGTTGACAGGTCTATTGCAAATGTCAGAACCAACTGCTTTGGGTTTAATAATATGAAAGCGCTTACATGTAGTGCTTGTTGGGCAACTGCATAGAGGCGTCCTTGACGGCAGGGCATGAAGTCAAAATCTTCTGGAGGGTGAGGTAAAGAGTCGCTTGGACACTGGCGCTTTCGTCCGTAGCAAAAGTGTCGAGGACATCCTTGAGGATaagctccttcatcttAGGGAAATCGAGATCCTTGGCAATGGACGCGAGATTGCCGATGGTGAGAGGAGTatttggaggaagggaaataGAGCATTGGACAGAGACGGATGTAGAGAAAATACGGTCTGCAACATCTACAAAATCATTAGTCTTGCATACCCTATTGGCAGTCCTGCAATCACTTACCAGCAAGGGTGGTGTTCTCATCTCGGTGGAAGTTTTCGAAAGCTGATCCGCTCGTCTTCAAAACTAAGCCATTGCACGTCAATTACACGTGCTGAAGTAATGGTTCTTAGGGCTAGTCACCAAGAAGATCCTTGATACCAATCTTCAAGTCCGCGGTGGCAGCGTCGGGGCCGGCAGTGCCATCCACGGCGCATTCAACAATCGCCTTTTCGTCACCGTCTCGCACGAAGGACCATTTGTGAGGCTTGCCGTCGACCTAAATTTGGTCAGTATCGACCCAGAACCTAACTACTTGGATTCTACTTACAGAGATACGGCTCCATTTAAGGCCAATTATGTCCACAAAACACTTGTGGATGTGCTTGTATTTGGTGACAAAGTGCAAACCAAGATGGAGGGCAAAGACAGGGGCATCAAGAACGTACGGGGAGGTTTTGGCAAAGACTTCCAGGCCCTGTCAGCACGAGGGACTCGGAGAAGACATGTAGGGCAAATAGGAAATTATGTACTGTTGCAAGTGTTCTTTACTATAAACGACAGTTATAAGTCAGCTTCTCATCCATAACTTCGTGCTGTTTCCTTCGTGACGTACCAGTGTCGGTAGCAACGACGCAGGAGTTGTCGGCCTTGGTGTAAGAGGCCTCAATTTCGCCCTCAAGAAGGACTATCACAACTTCAGTTCAATGTTCATAGGTAAATTTCACATGACATTTAACTCACCTCGGAGGGTGTACTCAACGATATGGTGTT
Coding sequences:
- a CDS encoding urate oxidase, whose protein sequence is MSQPGYLSAACYGKDLVKVARVVRDGEQHHIVEYTLRVLLEGEIEASYTKADNSCVVATDTVKNTCNIFAKTSPYVLDAPVFALHLGLHFVTKYKHIHKCFVDIIGLKWSRISVDGKPHKWSFVRDGDEKAIVECAVDGTAGPDAATADLKIGIKDLLVLKTSGSAFENFHRDENTTLADVADRIFSTSVSVQCSISLPPNTPLTIGNLASIAKDLDFPKMKELILKDVLDTFATDESASVQATLYLTLQKILTSCPAVKDASMQLPNKHYIPVNLSAFDLDNNLGYEGGAEVFYPAADPSGYITATVTRK